Proteins encoded in a region of the Sphingomonas sp. HMP9 genome:
- the ppdK gene encoding pyruvate, phosphate dikinase: MTQYVYRFGGGVSDGGKGDKNLLGGKGANLAEMASIGLPVPPGFTISTDFCAVYYDEGGQFPQGLRDEVATGLAHIEGVTGKKFGDAADPLLVSVRSGARASMPGMMDTVLNLGLNDQTVEGLAATSEDARFAWDSYRRFIQMYADVVLELDHGAFEEALEIAKEDQGFTLDTELSADDLRALVAEYKGLVEKQWGKPFPQDVHDQLWGAVGAVFGSWQSERAKVYRRLNDIPAAWGTAVNIQAMVFGNMGDTSATGVAFTRDPSKGDRAYYGEFLINAQGEDVVAGIRTPQYLTKVAREDAGAKPASMEEAMPEVYGQLADVFDTLENHYRDMQDIEFTVEKTKLWMLQTRAGKRTAKAALKIAVDMANEGLITREEAILRVEPMALDQLLHPTLDPNATRDVLTKGLPASPGAASGAVVFDADAAEKKAADGVAVILVRTETSPDDIHGMHAAKGILTARGGMTSHAAVVARGMGRPCVSGAGTLSIDAKAKVMRCGGREVKEGDLLTIDGTTGEVMIGAVATVQPELSGDFQTLMVWADEVRRLKVRANAETPEDCRVAREFGAEGVGLCRTEHMFFESSRITNVRQMILASDEKGRRAALEKLLPEQRKDFTEILEVMAGLPVTIRLLDPPLHEFLPHEESEFAEVAAAAGVDIDTLKRRAAELHEFNPMLGHRGCRLGVTYPEIYEMQARAIFEAAVDVAEKSGAAPIPEVMIPLVATRRELELMKAVVDKAAQAVFADKGRTIEYLVGTMIELPRAALRAGEIAEVGEFFSFGTNDLTQTTLGVSRDDASRFLGAYVEQGIYAKDPFVSIDVEGVGELIEIAAERGRKTRSGIKLGICGEHGGDPASIAFCEKVGLDYVSASPYRVPIARLAAAQAALNGK, translated from the coding sequence ATGACCCAATATGTGTACCGCTTCGGCGGCGGTGTTTCGGATGGCGGCAAGGGCGACAAGAACCTGCTCGGCGGCAAGGGCGCGAACCTGGCCGAGATGGCGTCGATCGGCCTGCCGGTCCCGCCGGGCTTCACGATCTCGACCGATTTCTGCGCGGTCTATTACGACGAGGGCGGCCAGTTCCCGCAAGGCCTGCGCGACGAGGTCGCCACCGGCCTCGCCCACATCGAAGGCGTCACGGGTAAAAAGTTCGGCGATGCCGCCGATCCACTGCTCGTCTCGGTCCGGAGCGGCGCCCGCGCCTCGATGCCGGGGATGATGGACACCGTCCTCAACCTCGGCCTCAACGACCAGACCGTCGAGGGCCTCGCCGCCACGTCCGAGGACGCACGCTTCGCATGGGACAGCTATCGCCGCTTCATCCAGATGTACGCCGACGTCGTCCTCGAGCTCGATCACGGCGCGTTCGAGGAAGCGCTCGAGATCGCCAAGGAAGACCAGGGCTTCACGCTCGACACGGAGCTCAGCGCCGACGACCTGCGCGCGCTGGTCGCCGAATATAAGGGCCTCGTCGAAAAGCAGTGGGGCAAGCCCTTCCCGCAGGACGTCCACGACCAGCTCTGGGGCGCGGTCGGCGCGGTCTTCGGTTCGTGGCAGTCCGAGCGCGCGAAAGTCTATCGCCGCCTCAACGACATCCCCGCCGCCTGGGGCACCGCGGTCAACATCCAGGCGATGGTGTTCGGCAATATGGGCGACACCTCGGCGACCGGCGTCGCGTTCACGCGCGACCCGTCCAAGGGCGACCGCGCTTATTACGGCGAGTTCCTGATCAACGCGCAGGGCGAGGACGTCGTCGCCGGCATCCGCACCCCGCAATACCTCACCAAGGTCGCGCGCGAAGACGCGGGCGCCAAGCCCGCCTCGATGGAAGAGGCGATGCCCGAGGTGTACGGCCAGCTCGCCGACGTGTTCGACACGCTCGAAAACCATTATCGCGACATGCAGGACATCGAGTTCACGGTCGAGAAGACCAAGCTCTGGATGCTCCAGACCCGCGCCGGCAAGCGCACCGCCAAGGCCGCGCTCAAGATCGCCGTCGACATGGCGAACGAAGGGCTGATCACGCGCGAGGAGGCGATCCTGCGCGTCGAACCGATGGCGCTCGACCAGCTGCTCCACCCGACGCTCGATCCCAACGCGACGCGCGACGTGCTGACCAAGGGCCTCCCCGCATCGCCGGGCGCCGCCTCGGGTGCAGTCGTGTTCGACGCCGATGCCGCCGAGAAGAAGGCCGCCGACGGCGTGGCCGTGATCCTCGTCCGCACCGAAACCTCGCCCGACGACATCCACGGCATGCACGCGGCGAAGGGCATCCTCACCGCGCGCGGCGGAATGACCAGCCACGCGGCGGTCGTCGCGCGCGGCATGGGACGCCCCTGCGTCTCGGGCGCCGGCACGCTCTCGATCGACGCCAAGGCGAAGGTCATGCGCTGTGGCGGTCGCGAGGTGAAGGAGGGCGACCTGCTCACCATCGACGGCACCACCGGCGAAGTGATGATCGGCGCGGTCGCCACGGTTCAGCCGGAACTGTCGGGTGATTTCCAGACCCTGATGGTGTGGGCCGACGAGGTCCGCCGCCTGAAGGTCCGCGCCAACGCCGAGACGCCGGAAGATTGCCGCGTCGCCCGCGAATTCGGCGCCGAGGGTGTCGGCCTGTGCCGCACTGAGCATATGTTCTTCGAGAGCAGCCGCATCACCAACGTCCGCCAGATGATCCTGGCTTCGGACGAGAAGGGCCGCCGCGCCGCACTCGAAAAGCTGCTCCCCGAACAGCGCAAGGATTTCACCGAGATCCTTGAGGTCATGGCCGGGCTCCCAGTGACGATCCGCCTGCTCGATCCGCCGCTCCACGAATTCCTCCCCCACGAGGAATCGGAGTTCGCGGAAGTCGCCGCTGCGGCTGGCGTCGACATCGACACGCTCAAGCGCCGCGCGGCGGAGCTGCACGAGTTCAACCCGATGCTCGGCCATCGCGGCTGCCGTCTCGGAGTGACCTATCCCGAGATCTACGAGATGCAGGCCCGTGCCATCTTCGAGGCGGCGGTCGACGTCGCGGAGAAGTCGGGCGCGGCGCCGATCCCCGAGGTGATGATCCCGCTGGTCGCCACCCGCCGCGAGCTGGAACTGATGAAGGCGGTCGTCGACAAGGCCGCGCAGGCCGTGTTCGCCGACAAGGGCCGGACGATCGAGTATCTCGTCGGCACGATGATCGAACTCCCCCGCGCCGCGCTGCGCGCCGGTGAGATCGCGGAAGTCGGCGAATTCTTCTCGTTCGGCACCAACGACCTGACGCAGACCACCTTGGGTGTCAGCCGAGACGACGCGTCGCGGTTCCTGGGCGCCTATGTCGAGCAGGGCATCTACGCGAAGGACCCGTTCGTCAGCATCGACGTCGAAGGCGTCGGCGAATTGATCGAGATCGCCGCCGAACGCGGCCGCAAGACTCGCTCGGGCATCAAGCTCGGCATCTGCGGCGAACATGGCGGCGACCCTGCCAGCATCGCGTTCTGCGAGAAGGTCGGCCTCGATTACGTCTCGGCCAGCCCGTACCGAGTCCCGATCGCCCGGCTCGCCGCAGCGCAGGCGGCACTCAACGGGAAGTAA
- the glyS gene encoding glycine--tRNA ligase subunit beta: MTDFLLELRSEEIPARMQAKAREDLAKLFTTELAKAGIATSALVTYATPRRLTLIARDLPIETAAVSEEVKGPKTSAPPQALEGFLRKTGLTREQLVDRGGTLFAVTEKPGRPTAAVLAEAIPAIIRAFPWPKSMRWGDASASTESLRWVRPLQGIVALLGETIVPFEIAGIESGAATLGHRFHHPYQITIGGAHDYVEKLRACHVIVDHDERATLIRDHAREAAMQAGLELIEDEGLVAENAGLTEWPIPLLGQFDPAFLDVPPEVIQLTARVNQKYFVCRSADGTLANAFVCTANIAAHDGGAKIVEGNRKVLAARLSDAKFFYDTDLKVPLEEQAAKLEKIVFHEKLGTVADKVDRVAKLARWLVEEGIVTSAPSHSSNHPGEGRGPIGDGALAEDGPSSHQPSQLDPGLRRGGAELTDEARAELAGLAERAARLAKADLVTGMVGEFPELQGLMGGYYAAAQGEHPAVAAAIRDHYKPVGQGDDVPTDPVTVAVSLADKLDTISSFFVADLLPTGSKDPFALRRAALGIIELLQKGSIRLSIGRPASLSMARVAAVVTGAEWAKRFDDLVKARHAAGDAMKEDEFERTRAEIIARARSEEELEKFGKRADIAARKLLDFFADRLKVQQREAGVRHDLIDAVFALGGEDDLVRLLARVHALQAFVTTEDGANLLAGYKRAANILKKEAPSGSPANAGAQGLSGGEHREGAGLAPRVREGTAEGEQEALSYTPEPAEAALMTALDSAEPRATTAIAAEDFAAAMAALASLRAPIDAFFDSVIVNDADLAKRSARLALLERVRTAVHNVADFSKIEG; the protein is encoded by the coding sequence ATGACCGACTTCCTATTAGAACTCCGCTCCGAAGAAATCCCCGCCCGGATGCAGGCGAAGGCGCGTGAAGACCTCGCCAAGCTGTTCACCACCGAGCTCGCCAAGGCCGGGATCGCCACCAGCGCGCTCGTCACCTACGCGACGCCGCGCCGCCTGACGCTGATCGCGCGCGACCTGCCGATCGAGACCGCCGCGGTCTCCGAAGAGGTGAAGGGCCCCAAGACCTCCGCCCCCCCGCAGGCGCTCGAAGGCTTCCTGCGCAAAACCGGCCTCACGCGCGAGCAGCTGGTCGATCGCGGCGGCACGCTGTTCGCGGTCACCGAAAAGCCCGGCCGCCCCACCGCCGCCGTGCTCGCCGAAGCGATCCCCGCGATCATCCGCGCGTTCCCGTGGCCCAAGTCGATGCGCTGGGGCGACGCCTCGGCCAGCACCGAAAGCTTGCGCTGGGTCCGCCCTCTGCAAGGCATCGTCGCGCTGCTCGGCGAGACGATCGTGCCGTTCGAAATCGCCGGCATCGAGAGCGGCGCCGCTACGCTCGGTCACCGCTTCCACCACCCGTACCAGATCACGATCGGCGGCGCGCACGACTATGTCGAGAAGCTGCGCGCCTGCCACGTCATCGTCGACCACGACGAGCGCGCGACGCTGATCCGCGATCACGCGCGCGAGGCCGCGATGCAGGCCGGGCTCGAACTGATCGAGGACGAGGGCCTCGTCGCCGAGAATGCCGGGCTCACCGAATGGCCGATTCCCCTGCTCGGCCAGTTCGACCCCGCGTTTCTCGACGTGCCGCCCGAGGTGATCCAGCTCACCGCGCGCGTAAACCAGAAATATTTCGTCTGCCGCAGCGCCGACGGGACGCTCGCCAACGCCTTCGTCTGTACCGCTAACATCGCCGCGCACGACGGCGGCGCGAAGATCGTCGAGGGCAACCGCAAGGTCCTCGCCGCGCGTCTGTCGGATGCGAAATTCTTCTACGACACCGACCTGAAGGTGCCGCTCGAAGAGCAGGCCGCCAAGCTCGAAAAGATCGTCTTCCACGAAAAGCTCGGCACTGTGGCGGACAAGGTCGACCGCGTCGCCAAACTCGCGCGCTGGCTGGTCGAAGAGGGCATCGTCACTTCGGCCCCATCCCACAGTTCCAACCACCCCGGCGAAGGCCGGGGCCCAATTGGGGACGGCGCCTTGGCTGAGGACGGTCCGTCGTCACACCAGCCTTCCCAGTTGGACCCCGGCCTCCGCCGGGGCGGTGCAGAACTGACGGACGAGGCTCGCGCGGAACTGGCAGGCCTCGCAGAACGCGCCGCACGTCTCGCCAAGGCGGATCTCGTCACCGGCATGGTCGGCGAGTTCCCCGAGCTCCAGGGCCTGATGGGCGGCTACTACGCCGCAGCCCAAGGCGAGCACCCCGCCGTCGCCGCCGCGATCCGCGACCATTACAAGCCGGTCGGGCAGGGCGACGACGTCCCCACCGACCCGGTGACGGTGGCGGTGAGTTTGGCGGACAAGCTGGATACGATATCTTCGTTTTTCGTGGCCGATTTGTTGCCGACCGGTTCGAAAGATCCTTTTGCGCTGCGGCGCGCTGCGCTTGGCATCATCGAGTTGCTCCAGAAGGGTAGCATTAGACTCTCAATCGGGCGTCCTGCATCGTTGAGTATGGCTCGTGTTGCTGCAGTGGTAACTGGCGCGGAATGGGCCAAGCGCTTTGATGATTTAGTTAAGGCTCGCCACGCAGCTGGCGATGCAATGAAGGAAGATGAGTTTGAGCGTACGCGCGCAGAAATTATTGCACGCGCACGGTCCGAAGAAGAGCTTGAGAAGTTTGGCAAGCGAGCGGATATAGCGGCAAGAAAGCTGCTCGACTTCTTCGCCGACCGCCTCAAGGTCCAGCAACGCGAAGCCGGCGTCCGGCACGACCTGATCGACGCGGTGTTCGCGCTTGGCGGCGAGGACGATCTCGTCCGTCTGCTCGCGCGCGTCCATGCGCTCCAGGCGTTCGTGACCACCGAGGACGGCGCGAACCTGCTCGCCGGCTACAAGCGCGCGGCCAATATCCTGAAGAAGGAAGCCCCTTCCGGTTCCCCCGCGAACGCGGGGGCCCAGGGACTCAGCGGCGGCGAGCACCGGGAGGGTGCGGGCCTGGCCCCCCGCGTTCGCGAGGGAACAGCAGAAGGCGAGCAGGAAGCGCTGTCCTACACGCCCGAACCGGCAGAGGCTGCGCTGATGACCGCGCTCGACTCCGCCGAACCCCGCGCCACTACCGCGATCGCCGCCGAGGATTTCGCCGCCGCGATGGCCGCGCTCGCCTCGCTGCGCGCGCCGATCGACGCATTCTTTGATAGCGTTATCGTCAACGATGCCGATCTCGCCAAGCGCTCCGCCCGCCTCGCGCTACTTGAGCGAGTCCGCACCGCAGTGCACAATGTCGCAGATTTTTCGAAGATCGAGGGCTGA
- a CDS encoding glycine--tRNA ligase subunit alpha, which produces MILTLHDYWSEHGCLILQPYDMEMGAGTFHTATTLRALGPKPWNAAFVQPCRRPTDGRYGENPNRLQHYYQYQVILKPSPANLQELYLGSLAAIGIDMLKHDIRFVEDDWESPTLGAWGLGWEVWCDGMEVTQFTYFQQMGGFDMKPVAGELTYGLERLAMYIQDKDSVYDLAFNDAGVTYGEVFLENEQEMSKWNFEVADTDSLFDQFRKHVAECENSLNHTLPIPAYEQAIKASHVFNLLQARGVISVAERQAYMGRVRDLAKGACAAWMDKHGWAA; this is translated from the coding sequence ATGATCCTCACGCTCCATGACTATTGGAGCGAGCACGGGTGTCTGATCCTGCAGCCCTACGACATGGAAATGGGCGCGGGCACCTTCCACACCGCCACGACGCTGCGCGCGCTCGGGCCGAAGCCGTGGAACGCCGCGTTCGTCCAGCCCTGCCGCCGCCCGACCGATGGCCGCTACGGCGAGAACCCGAACCGGCTCCAGCATTATTACCAGTATCAGGTGATCCTGAAGCCTTCGCCCGCCAACCTCCAGGAACTCTACCTCGGCAGCCTGGCCGCGATCGGCATCGACATGCTGAAGCACGACATCCGCTTCGTCGAGGACGACTGGGAAAGCCCGACGCTCGGCGCGTGGGGGCTCGGCTGGGAGGTCTGGTGCGACGGCATGGAGGTGACTCAGTTCACCTATTTCCAGCAGATGGGCGGCTTCGACATGAAGCCCGTCGCGGGCGAGCTGACCTACGGGCTCGAGCGGCTGGCGATGTATATCCAGGACAAGGACAGCGTCTACGACCTCGCGTTCAACGACGCCGGCGTGACCTACGGCGAGGTGTTCCTGGAGAACGAGCAGGAGATGTCGAAGTGGAACTTCGAGGTCGCCGACACGGACTCGCTGTTCGACCAGTTCCGCAAGCACGTCGCCGAATGCGAGAACAGCCTGAACCACACGCTGCCGATCCCCGCCTACGAGCAGGCGATCAAGGCCAGCCACGTGTTCAACCTGCTGCAGGCGCGCGGCGTGATCTCGGTCGCCGAACGCCAGGCCTATATGGGCCGCGTCCGCGACCTCGCCAAAGGCGCTTGCGCCGCCTGGATGGACAAACACGGATGGGCCGCATGA
- a CDS encoding TraB/GumN family protein, whose product MAFALPACAQVAPKPVQAANGADPALWVVKDKDTTIYLFGTIHVLKPGMTWFDEAVKTAFDRSQQVVLELVMPDPAKMQTLVMASGVAKDGPTLTEQLPADKRAAYAKAVTDLGLPANAFDRFRPWLAATNLSIAPLSKLGYDSANGPEQVITAAAKAAGKPVIGLETAEQQLGYFGGLSQKAQIQFLGSTIDELPKLESTMATMVDEWAKGDPEALAREMNDSLKDSPEVAKVLLVDRNARWAEWVKTRLGTPGTVFVAVGAGHLAGQDSVQAQLAKLGVKAERVRY is encoded by the coding sequence ATGGCGTTCGCCCTCCCCGCCTGTGCGCAGGTCGCGCCGAAGCCCGTGCAGGCCGCCAACGGTGCCGATCCGGCTTTGTGGGTGGTAAAGGACAAGGACACGACGATCTATCTGTTCGGGACGATCCATGTGCTGAAACCCGGCATGACGTGGTTCGACGAGGCAGTGAAGACCGCGTTCGACCGGTCGCAGCAGGTGGTGCTCGAGCTGGTGATGCCTGATCCGGCCAAGATGCAGACTTTGGTCATGGCGAGCGGCGTGGCGAAGGACGGGCCGACGCTGACCGAGCAGCTGCCCGCGGACAAGCGCGCGGCGTATGCGAAGGCGGTGACCGATCTGGGGCTGCCGGCGAATGCGTTCGATCGGTTCCGGCCGTGGCTCGCGGCGACCAACCTGTCGATCGCGCCGCTGTCGAAGCTGGGGTATGATTCGGCGAACGGGCCGGAGCAGGTGATCACCGCGGCGGCGAAGGCGGCGGGCAAGCCGGTGATCGGGCTGGAGACGGCGGAGCAGCAGCTGGGCTATTTCGGCGGGCTGTCGCAGAAGGCGCAAATCCAGTTTCTGGGGAGCACGATCGACGAACTGCCCAAGCTCGAGAGCACGATGGCGACGATGGTCGACGAATGGGCGAAGGGCGATCCCGAGGCGCTCGCGCGCGAGATGAACGACAGTTTGAAGGACTCGCCCGAGGTGGCGAAGGTGTTGCTGGTGGATCGTAACGCGCGCTGGGCGGAGTGGGTGAAGACTCGGCTCGGGACGCCGGGGACGGTGTTCGTGGCGGTGGGTGCGGGGCATCTGGCGGGGCAGGACAGCGTGCAGGCGCAGTTGGCGAAGCTTGGCGTGAAGGCGGAGCGGGTTCGGTATTGA
- a CDS encoding 50S ribosomal protein L25/general stress protein Ctc, whose product MSDQLTLAAETRDRVGKGASRALRRDGRVPAVIYGLNKEPTSVHLEEKALMKALMTGHFMNSIVMVNGIRTLPKDVSFHPVSDRPIHVDFLRIGEHSTVTVAVPIVFEDEDDAPGIKKGKGVLNITRHEVELVVDASDIPSEITISLAGMEIGDSIHISDVKLPKGAVPAIDDRDFAIATIVPPTVPTVEDEELEAEVAEAQAAEAASDEEPVVEPNDDNNDDDKITTQKHD is encoded by the coding sequence ATGAGCGACCAGTTGACGCTCGCAGCCGAGACGCGTGACCGGGTTGGCAAGGGAGCCTCCCGGGCGCTGCGTCGTGATGGCCGCGTGCCTGCCGTGATCTACGGCCTGAACAAGGAACCCACCTCGGTTCACCTCGAGGAAAAGGCGCTGATGAAGGCGCTGATGACCGGCCACTTCATGAACTCGATCGTGATGGTCAACGGCATCCGCACGCTGCCGAAGGACGTGTCGTTCCACCCGGTCTCGGATCGCCCGATCCATGTCGACTTCCTGCGCATCGGCGAGCATTCGACCGTGACGGTCGCCGTGCCGATCGTGTTCGAGGACGAAGACGACGCGCCGGGCATCAAGAAGGGCAAGGGCGTCCTCAACATCACGCGCCACGAGGTCGAGCTGGTCGTCGACGCATCGGACATCCCGAGCGAGATCACGATTTCGCTCGCCGGCATGGAGATCGGTGATTCGATCCACATCAGCGACGTGAAACTGCCCAAGGGCGCCGTGCCCGCGATCGACGACCGCGACTTCGCGATCGCCACGATCGTGCCGCCGACCGTCCCGACCGTCGAGGACGAAGAGCTCGAGGCAGAGGTCGCCGAGGCGCAGGCTGCCGAGGCTGCTTCGGATGAAGAGCCGGTTGTCGAGCCTAACGACGATAACAACGACGACGACAAGATCACCACGCAGAAGCACGACTAA